In a single window of the Cucurbita pepo subsp. pepo cultivar mu-cu-16 chromosome LG18, ASM280686v2, whole genome shotgun sequence genome:
- the LOC111779753 gene encoding probable sulfate transporter 3.5 produces the protein MGSFKCDQNVSFAAPRAFGKRLKSDLKETFFPDDPFRQFGDGGGAVQRVKKVLKYFIPILEWLPKYNLSMFKYDLLAGITITSLAIPQGISYAKLATLPPIIGLYSSFVPPLVYAVFGSSKHLAVGTVAACSLLISQIIGRVASPEEEPTLYLHLVFTATLVTGVFQATLGFLRLGILVDFLSHSTILGFMGGTAVIISLQQLKGMLGLTHFTSKTDVFSVLHAVFTRTNEWKWQSAVVGIVFLLFLQFTRFLRNRNPKLFWVSAMAPMVTVVVGCLFAYFINGSQHGILTVGHLSKGINPVSIHFLNFDSKYISVVVQTGLITALVALAEGIAIGRSFAIMKNEQIDGNKEMVAFGLMNILGSFTSCYLTTGPFSKTAVNFNAGCRTAMSNIVMAIFMALTLLFLAPLFSYTPLVTLSAIIMSAMFGLIKYEEMYHLLKVDKFDFCICMAAFLGVALLSMDVGIMLSVGLALLRALLYMARPATCKLGKITNSSLYRDVEQYPNATRTPGIIVLQLGSPVYYANANYIRERIFRWVRDEQTISDTNDGSVEHVLLELSGVTSIDMTGIETLVEIHRSLQANGIQMGIINPRIVVMEKMIASDFTETIGKENIYLSVDDGVERCRDLVPKLKQTDGSGESSISFAMEQLHRNLNL, from the exons ATGGGTTCCTTCAAATGTGATCAAAATGTGAGCTTTGCTGCTCCTAGGGCGTTTGGGAAGAGGCTGAAATCGGATCTGAAAGAGACGTTTTTCCCTGATGATCCGTTCAGGCAGTTTGGAGATGGCGGAGGGGCTGTGCAGCGAGTGAAAAAGGTCCTCAAATATTTCATCCCCATATTGGAATGGCTTCCTAAATACAACTTGAGTATGTTTAAGTATGATTTGCTTGCTGGTATTACCATTACTAGCCTCGCTATTCCCCAAGGCATCAGCTACGCCAAGCTCGCCACCCTCCCTCCCATCATTGGCCTTT ATTCTAGCTTCGTTCCTCCGCTTGTATATGCGGTGTTTGGAAGCTCCAAGCATCTGGCGGTAGGGACGGTGGCAGCATGTTCCTTGCTCATATCGCAAATCATCGGACGAGTGGCTTCGCCGGAAGAAGAACCCACATTGTATCTCCACTTGGTTTTCACCGCCACCCTTGTTACCGGTGTCTTTCAGGCCACCTTAGGCTTTCTACG ACTGGGAATTTTGGTGGATTTCTTATCGCACTCGACAATTCTTGGGTTTATGGGAGGGACGGCTGTGATCATTTCCCTGCAACAGCTGAAAGGCATGCTTGGACTCACTCATTTCACCTCTAAAACTGACGTTTTTTCGGTACTTCACGCAGTGTTCACCCGTACAAATGAG TGGAAATGGCAAAGTGCTGTCGTCGGCATCGTCttccttctattccttcaGTTTACAAGGTTCCTG AGAAACAGAAACCCCAAGCTATTCTGGGTGTCAGCGATGGCTCCCATGGTAACAGTGGTAGTCGGGTGTTTGTTTGCTTATTTCATCAATGGAAGTCAGCATGGAATCTTAACT GTGGGTCACTTGAGCAAAGGAATAAACCCTGTTTCCATTCACTTCCTCAACTTCGACTCCAAATATATATCAGTTGTCGTACAAACTGGCTTGATCACTGCCCTTGTGGCTTTGGCT GAAGGAATAGCAATTGGTCGGAGCTTTGCAATCAtgaaaaatgaacaaatcGATGGGAACAAGGAGATGGTAGCCTTTGGTTTAATGAACATCCTCGGATCTTTCACTTCCTGCTACCTAACCACTG GGCCTTTCTCAAAGACTGCAGTGAACTTCAATGCTGGGTGTAGGACAGCCATGTCAAACATAGTCATGGCGATCTTCATGGCTCTCACCCTCCTCTTTCTAGCTCCTCTCTTCAGCTACACACCTCTTGTAACCCTCTCCGCCATTATCATGTCCGCCATGTTTGGTCTCATCAAGTATGAAGAAATGTATCATCTTCTCAAGGTCGACAAGTTTGATTTCTGCATATGTATGGCGGCTTTTTTGGGCGTTGCTCTCTTAAGCATGGACGTTGGCATCATGCTTTCG GTGGGACTTGCTTTGCTGAGAGCTCTGCTTTACATGGCTAGACCAGCCACTTGCAAACTCGGGAAAATAACAAACTCCAGTTTGTATAGAGACGTGGAACAGTACCCAAATGCAACAAGAACCCCTGGAATTATTGTTCTTCAACTTGGTTCCCCTGTTTATTACGCCAACGCCAACTACATCAGAGAAAG GATTTTCAGATGGGTTCGTGATGAGCAAACCATATCTGATACCAACGATGGATCCGTCGAACATGTACTGTTGGAGTTGAGCG GAGTTACCTCCATCGACATGACAGGGATCGAAACTCTAGTTGAAATCCACAGATCATTACAAGCAAACGGAATCCAG ATGGGAATTATAAACCCAAGAATAGTAGTGATGGAGAAGATGATAGCTTCGGATTTCACAGAAACAATCGGGAAAGAGAACATTTATTTGTCGGTAGACGATGGAGTGGAAAGGTGCAGAGATTTGGTTCCCAAATTAAAGCAAACAGATGGAAGTGGTGAAAGTTCCATTAGTTTTGCAATGGAGCAGCTGCACAGGAATTTAAATctgtaa